A section of the Pan paniscus chromosome 11, NHGRI_mPanPan1-v2.0_pri, whole genome shotgun sequence genome encodes:
- the LOC100974752 gene encoding annexin A2-like — protein sequence MSTVHEILCKLSLEGDHSTPPSAYGSVKAYTNFDAERDALNIETAIKTKGVDEVTIVNILTNCGNAQRQDIAFSYQRRTKKELASALKSTLSGHLETVILGLLKTPAQYDASELKASMKGLGTDEDSLIEIICSRTNQELQEINRVYKEMYKTDLEKDIISDTSGDFRKLMVALAKGRRAEDGSVIDYELIDQDAQDLYDAGVKRKGTDVPKWISIMTERSVPHLQKLFDRYKSYSPYDMLESIRKEVKGDLENAFLNLVQCIQNKPLYFADGLYDSMKGKGTRDKILIRIMVSRSEVDMLKIRSEFKRKYGKSLYYYIQQDTKGDYQKALLYLCGGDD from the coding sequence ATGTCTACTGTTCACGAAATCCTGTGCAAGCTCAGCTTGGAGGGTGATCACTCTACACCCCCAAGTGCATATGGGTCTGTCAAAGCCTACACTAACTTTGATGCTGAGCGGGATGCTTTGAACATTGAAACAGCCATCAAGACCAAAGGTGTGGATGAGGTCACCATTGTCAACATTTTGACCAACTGCGGCAATGCACAGAGACAGGATATTGCCTTCTCCTACCAGAGAAGGACCAAAAAGGAACTTGCATCAGCACTGAAGTCAACCTTATCTGGCCACCTGGAGACAGTGATTTTGGGCCTATTGAAGACACCTGCTCAGTATGACGCTTCTGAGCTAAAAGCTTCCATGAAGGGGCTAGGAACCGACGAGGACTCTCTCATTGAGATCATCTGCTCCAGAACCAACCAGGAGCTGCAGGAAATTAACAGAGTCTACAAGGAAATGTACAAGACTGATCTGGAGAAGGACATTATTTCGGACACATCTGGTGACTTCCGCAAGCTGATGGTTGCCCTGGCAAAGGGTAGAAGAGCAGAGGATGGCTCTGTCATTGATTATGAACTGATTGACCAAGATGCCCAGGATCTCTATGACGCTGGAGTGAAGAGGAAAGGAACTGATGTTCCCAAGTGGATCAGCATCATGACCGAACGGAGCGTGCCCCACCTCCAGAAATTATTTGATAGGTACAAGAGTTACAGCCCTTATGACATGTTGGAAAGCATCAGGAAAGAGGTTAAAGGAGACCTGGAAAATGCTTTCCTGAACCTGGTCCAGTGCATTCAGAACAAGCCCCTGTATTTTGCAGATGGGCTGTACGACTCCATGAAGGGCAAGGGGACGCGAGATAAGATCCTGATCAGAATCATGGTCTCCCGCAGTGAAGTGGACATGTTGAAAATCAGGTCTGAATTCAAGAGAAAGTACGGCAAGTCCCTGTACTATTACATCCAGCAAGACACTAAGGGCGACTACCAGAAAGCGCTGCTGTACCTGTGTGGTGGAGACGACTGA